One genomic region from Lates calcarifer isolate ASB-BC8 linkage group LG10, TLL_Latcal_v3, whole genome shotgun sequence encodes:
- the mrps35 gene encoding 28S ribosomal protein S35, mitochondrial, whose protein sequence is MASHTSKALLCLGRINVPGLGRQTLVSRVTYATALPVKFTARMNGPLRSGKGSFNKRIKREEGQHRTEKMAVDQDWTAVYPVAAPFKANAVPLPVRMGYPVKGGVPPEKKGNLELIKIPNFLHLTPTAIKKHCEALKQFCTEWPSALDTDAKCNEHFPIKVESTNYVSAGLSVRNPSARVVHLKVKLSSLNLDDHARKKMVKLVGERYCKDTDVLTITTNSCPLEQQNYDYAMYLLTVLYHESWKVEAWEAEKTVEDMEEYSWEDSPSQKNILDMLVRMKVAGEGEGNEVREQLLGRKEVQEYKDSVTRLKNEGDSESSVLQYKEAVKKVLNL, encoded by the exons ATGGCTTCACACACAAGCAAGGCACTTCTGTGCCTAGGTCGAATAAATGTTCCTGGCCTTGGACGTCAGACATTAGTGAGCAGGGTCACGTACGCGACGGCTTTGCCTGTGAAGTTTACTGCTCGAATGAATG GCCCTCTTAGAAGTGGAAAAGGATCCTTTAACAAAAGAATCAAGAGAGAA GAAGGGCAGCACAGGACAGAAAAGATGGCGGTGGATCAGGACTGGACTGCAGTTTATCCAGTAGCAGCCCCTTTCAAGGCAAACGCTGTCCCCCTGCCTGTGAGGATGGGCTACCCAGTGAAGGGAGGCGTTCCTCCAGAGAAGAAAGGCAACCTGGAGCTAATCAAG ATACCAAACTTTCTGCATTTGACACCAACAGCCATCAAGAAACACTGTGAGGCTCTGAAAC AATTCTGTACAGAGTGGCCATCTGCCTTGGACACAGATGCTAAATGCAACGAGCACTTCCCCATTAAAGTAGAAAGCACAAACTACGTGTCTGCTGGCCTGTCTGTCAGAAACCCTTCAGCTCGTGTCGTTCATCTCAAA GTAAAGCTGTCCAGCTTGAATCTGGATGACCATGCACGCAAGAAAATGGTCAAACTTGTTGGGGAGAGATACTGCAAAGATACTGATGTTCTCACCATCACAACCAACAG CTGCCCACTCGAACAACAGAATTATGACTATGCCATGTACCTGCTAACTGTCCTTTACCATGAGTCTTGG AAAGTAGAAGCCTGGGAGGCTGAGAAGACCGTGGAAGACATGGAGGAGTATAGCTGGGAGGACAGCCCGTCCCAAAAAAATATCTTGGATATGTTAGTGCGCATGAAAGTGGCCGGGGAAGGAGAAGGCAATGAAGTGCGAGAGCAGCTGCTGGGAAGAAAAGAGGTGCAGGAGTACAAGGACTCAGTCACAAGGCTGAAGAATGAGGGAGACAGCGAGAGCAGCGTGCTTCAGTACAAAGAGGCTGTCAAGAAAGTACTCAACCTGTGA
- the LOC108883077 gene encoding LOW QUALITY PROTEIN: MANSC domain-containing protein 4 (The sequence of the model RefSeq protein was modified relative to this genomic sequence to represent the inferred CDS: deleted 1 base in 1 codon) — protein MNVTWGLLTVLSVVCHTESRCSPTSYYKNCWIRRFPGIFIDIEESQRRGAQLLKYYQEETALKCSRTCCLTRNFSCNLAIFHYDTTQENVNCFHLHCPTLESCILSHRGNVVLYNITKGVDPDLLVFGKHFTSNVRVLPHHYGRVNASEPLPSDKRQFIHPPPPAVLPLTSAPTVKPTTTTSRVLTTTHHFHLHSLAAATTLQSTSQPATISTTVTALSSTSAAPLTVLGNHAQTTAPTTTSTISLAPSFTTSPSSTSAATLDRYNPETTPVFSTTTTRPSTSIPTYPTTFSQSATDPPTSIALMGNIESSKQYPNDTQGSLGRNHTAGSEEGQGVSGEDTLGGLGPGWHVAAHTLLVAVAICITVLLSCCCSILLVVSWRGQRKRMGRYQTSWRGKRGSMRLIKYVLVRESS, from the exons ATGAATGTCACATGGGGTTTGCTGACGGTATTGAGTGTGGTGTGCCACACTGAGTCGAGGTGCTCGCCGACATCTTATTATAAAAACTGCTGGATTCGACGTTTCCCGGGGATTTTCATCGATATCGAGGAgtctcagaggagaggagcgCAGCTTTTGAAGTATTACCAAGAGGAGACCGCGCTGAAATGCAGCCGCACCTGTTGCCTCACGAGAAACT TCTCCTGTAACCTGGCTATATTTCACTACGATACCACTCAAGAAAACGTGAACTGCTTCCACCTGCACTGTCCAACACTGGAGAGCTGTATTCTCAGTCACAGGGGCAACGTTGTTCTGTACAATATCACAAAGG GAGTGGATCCCGATCTGCTGGTGTTTGGAAAACACTTCACCTCCAATGTACGTGTGTTACCCCACCACTACGGTCGAGTCAACGCCTCAGAGCCACTGCCTTCAGACAAGCGCCAGTTCATacatccacctccacctgctgtcCTGCCTCTAACGTCTGCACCAACAGTTAAACCCACCACCACAACCAGCAGAGTGctcaccaccacccaccactTCCACCTCCATAGCCTT GCTGCAGCCACTACGCTGCAGAGCACCAGCCAGCCTGCAACAATCTCCACAACTGTAACTGCATTGTCTTCCACTTCAGCTGCTCCTTTGACAGTCCTGGGAAACCATGCGCAAACaacagccccaacaaccacctCCACCATTTCTCTTGCACCCAGCTTTACTACATCTCCTTCATCCACCTCAGCTGCCACCCTCGACCGTTACAATCCAGAGACGACTCCTGTCTTTTCTACCACAACCACACGGCCCTCCACATCCATCCCCACCTACCCCACCACCTTCTCTCAGTCAGCCACCGACCCTCCAACCTCCATAGCCCTCATGGGCAACATAGAGAGCAGCAAGCAATACCCCAATGACACCCAGGGCAGCCTAGGGAGGAACCACACTGCAGGCAGTGAGGAAGGCCAGGGAGTCAGCGGAGAGGACACCTTAGGCGGGTTGGGACCCGGGTGGCACGTAGCTGCCCACACCTTGCTGGTAGCAGTGGCCATCTGTATCACagtgctgctgagctgctgctgctccatcCTGCTGGTTGTGAGCTGGAGGggtcagaggaagaggatgggACGCTACCAAACATcatggagagggaaaagaggctCCATGCGTCTGATTAAGTATGTGCTGGTCCGAGAGAGCTCCTGA
- the LOC108883080 gene encoding transcriptional enhancer factor TEF-3 yields MATMSSAQIISPTAFQNKMALQGLSRPAYPTTGGFWHGALPGQPGGHEDIKPFSQQSYTMQASGPAPITGYETTAGLSMSPGAPPWQGRSIASSKLRMLEFSAFLEQPQDPETFNKHLFVHIGQSNPSYSDPYLESVDIRQIYDKFPEKKGGLKELFDKGPHNAFFLVKFWADLSVNLQDDSSFFYGVSSQYESSENMIITSSTKVCSFGKQVVEKVETEYARFENGRYVFRIHRSPLCEYMINFIHKLKHLPEKYMMNSVLENFTILQVVTNRDTLETLLCIAYVFEVSTSEHGAQHHIYRLVKD; encoded by the exons ATGGCCACCATGTCCTCAGCCCAGATCATCTCACCCACAGCTTTCCAGAACAAGATGGCTCTCCAGGGACTGTCTAGGCCAGCTTATCCCACTACCGGTGGG TTTTGGCACGGGGCACTTCCAGGACAGCCAGGAGGCCATGAAGA CATTAAGCCCTTCTCCCAGCAGAGTTACACCATGCAAGCGTCCGGCCCGGCCCCCATAACAG GTTATGAAACCACAGCAGGGCTGTCCATGTCTCCCGGTGCCCCCCCTTGGCAGGGTAGAAGTATTGCCAGCTCTAAGCTGCGAATGTTGGAGTTTTCTGCCTTCCTGGAGCAACCTCAGGACCCAGAGACT TTCAACAAGCACCTGTTTGTGCATATTGGCCAGTCCAACCCGAGCTACAGTGACCCCTATCTGGAGTCGGTGGACATCAGGCAGATCTACGACAAGTTCCCAGAGAAGAAAGGAGGCCTGAAGGAGCTGTTTGACAAAGGGCCACATAATGCTTTCTTTCTCGTCAAGTTCTGG GCGGATCTTAGTGTAAACCTACAGGATGACAGCAGCTTCTTCTACGGTGTTTCCAGCCAGTATGAGAGCTCTGAGAACATGATTATCACTTCATCCACCAAAGTCTGCTCCTTTGGCAAGCAGGTGGTTGAGAAAGTGGAG ACAGAGTATGCACGTTTTGAGAATGGGCGCTATGTGTTTCGGATCCACCGTTCCCCGTTATGTGAATACATGATCAACTTCATCCACAAGCTTAAACACCTTCCAGAGAAGTACATGATGAACAGTGTACTGGAGAACTTCACTATCTTACAG GTGGTAACTAACAGGGACACACTGGAGACCCTGCTGTGCATAGCCTACGTCTTTGAAGTGTCCACTAGTGAACACGGCGCACAGCATCATATTTACAGGCTAGTGAAAGactga